A region from the Gemella haemolysans ATCC 10379 genome encodes:
- the ftsZ gene encoding cell division protein FtsZ, which produces MFEEFDQSAVIKVVGVGGGGGNAVDRMVESGIQNVEFIAVNTDAQALKRSKADVRIQIGEKLTKGLGAGANPEVGRKAAEETKDKIEEALEGADMVFVTSGMGGGTGTGAAPIVAGIAKELGALTVGVVTRPFNFEGKKRQVQSTAGINSLKGAVDTLIVIPNDRLLDIVDKSTPMMQAFVEADNVLRQGVQGISDLINVSGTVNLDFADVKAIMADQGSALMGIGVASGENRAIEAAKKAISSPLLETSIVGAKGVLLNITGGPSLSLFEAQAAASIVQEASDDEVNMIFGTVFNEELEKTDEIIVTVIATGFEEDGVSVERDILAQRPAQPEASSFTSGYGKNEVEQEMYPRPRRRTRREI; this is translated from the coding sequence ATGTTTGAAGAATTTGATCAATCAGCAGTAATTAAAGTAGTAGGTGTTGGTGGCGGTGGTGGTAACGCCGTTGACCGAATGGTAGAAAGTGGAATTCAAAATGTTGAATTTATCGCAGTTAATACAGATGCTCAAGCATTAAAACGTTCTAAAGCAGACGTAAGAATTCAAATCGGTGAAAAATTGACTAAAGGTCTTGGAGCTGGAGCTAATCCAGAGGTAGGACGTAAAGCAGCTGAAGAAACTAAAGATAAAATTGAAGAAGCACTAGAAGGAGCAGACATGGTATTCGTTACTTCTGGTATGGGTGGAGGAACTGGTACTGGTGCCGCTCCAATCGTAGCAGGTATTGCTAAAGAATTAGGAGCATTAACAGTAGGTGTTGTTACTCGTCCATTCAACTTTGAAGGTAAAAAACGTCAAGTACAATCTACAGCAGGAATTAACTCACTTAAAGGTGCAGTAGATACACTTATCGTTATTCCTAACGATAGATTATTAGATATCGTTGATAAATCTACTCCAATGATGCAAGCATTTGTTGAAGCAGATAACGTATTACGTCAAGGGGTACAAGGTATTTCTGACTTAATTAACGTATCTGGTACAGTTAACCTTGACTTCGCTGATGTTAAAGCTATTATGGCTGATCAAGGTTCAGCATTAATGGGTATCGGTGTAGCTTCAGGAGAAAACAGAGCTATCGAAGCAGCTAAAAAAGCTATTTCATCTCCATTACTAGAAACTTCAATCGTTGGAGCAAAAGGTGTGTTATTAAACATCACTGGTGGACCATCATTAAGTTTATTTGAAGCTCAAGCAGCTGCAAGTATCGTTCAAGAAGCAAGTGATGATGAAGTAAACATGATCTTCGGTACAGTATTTAACGAAGAGTTAGAGAAAACAGATGAAATCATCGTTACAGTAATCGCTACTGGATTTGAAGAAGATGGAGTAAGTGTTGAAAGAGATATCTTAGCACAACGTCCAGCTCAACCAGAAGCTAGCTCATTCACAAGTGGATACGGTAAAAACGAAGTAGAACAAGAAATGTACCCACGCCCAAGAAGAAGAACAAGAAGAGAAATCTAA
- the ftsA gene encoding cell division protein FtsA, protein MFDLSSQLYTSIDLGSSSIKVIIADVVYEKLNILGVGVVKTTSIKRGNIIDVESASRDIQKAIDIAKSEANKDIRSLYVAVPSIHTHIKKSVAEIKFDTKHDIDGRDIEEVIEEAKILPLPREREVVQVIPDYYRLDDIENIRKPKGMTVHNAFEVTGNRVLTSKTHLHTIYKSIENLRLDCNETFCTSHALGELLLNDEEKDYGSVIIDIGAGLTTVSYFEDGILQLSQSIELAGEDITRTISDVLNVPLKRAEEIKVTQGHAFYDLASPQVIIELDNLEPDEEPYTQKELADYIEEIVEEIILRSFDVLRKAGINRVKGNVVLTGGTTLMPGVLDLAKDMLRKMNVRIGSPKIIGANSPELSVVVGTLTSSYKIESLFGYQVTDEVPTVKNTNSTFENVSAVQEISVNNSKVDSAVVTEPHTEELEEEEYYEEEKKEKEDKSFFDKITKMYNSFFE, encoded by the coding sequence GTGTTTGACTTGAGTTCACAATTGTATACTTCAATAGATCTGGGATCATCTAGTATAAAAGTGATTATAGCAGATGTAGTATATGAAAAATTGAATATACTTGGTGTTGGAGTCGTAAAAACTACGTCTATTAAACGTGGTAACATAATCGATGTAGAATCTGCATCTAGAGATATTCAAAAAGCAATAGATATTGCCAAAAGTGAAGCTAATAAAGACATAAGATCATTATATGTAGCAGTTCCAAGTATACACACTCATATTAAAAAAAGTGTAGCGGAAATTAAATTTGATACAAAACACGATATTGATGGTAGGGATATCGAAGAAGTAATAGAAGAAGCAAAAATTCTACCATTACCACGTGAAAGAGAAGTGGTTCAAGTAATTCCAGATTACTATCGTCTTGATGATATTGAAAATATAAGAAAACCTAAAGGTATGACTGTTCATAATGCTTTTGAAGTAACAGGAAATAGAGTTTTAACTTCTAAAACTCATCTTCACACAATATATAAAAGTATTGAAAATTTACGTCTAGATTGTAATGAGACATTTTGTACTTCTCATGCATTAGGTGAATTATTACTAAACGATGAAGAAAAAGATTATGGTTCAGTAATAATTGATATTGGTGCTGGACTTACAACAGTAAGTTACTTTGAGGACGGAATACTTCAACTATCTCAATCAATAGAATTGGCAGGAGAAGATATTACTCGTACTATCTCAGACGTATTGAATGTTCCCTTAAAGCGTGCTGAAGAGATAAAAGTTACACAAGGACATGCATTTTATGATTTAGCATCGCCACAAGTAATTATTGAATTAGATAATCTAGAACCAGATGAAGAACCATATACTCAAAAAGAATTAGCAGATTATATTGAAGAAATAGTTGAAGAAATAATCTTGCGTTCATTTGATGTTCTTAGAAAAGCTGGAATAAATAGAGTAAAAGGAAATGTAGTACTAACTGGTGGAACAACACTAATGCCAGGAGTATTAGACTTAGCTAAAGATATGCTAAGAAAAATGAATGTTAGAATTGGATCTCCAAAAATAATAGGAGCTAATTCACCAGAACTTTCAGTAGTTGTTGGAACACTAACTAGTAGTTACAAAATTGAATCTTTATTTGGTTACCAAGTAACAGATGAAGTACCAACAGTTAAAAATACAAATTCAACATTTGAAAATGTTTCTGCAGTTCAAGAAATTTCAGTAAACAATTCAAAAGTTGATTCAGCAGTAGTAACTGAACCTCATACAGAAGAGTTAGAGGAAGAAGAGTATTACGAAGAAGAGAAAAAAGAAAAAGAAGATAAGAGCTTCTTTGATAAAATAACTAAAATGTATAATTCGTTTTTTGAATAA
- a CDS encoding cell division protein FtsQ/DivIB: protein MNKKNKRLLAKMNNEKRRSSLEKIKRKKRRELILIVTLFLIVIAVFSLLFSNYLKLKTIEVEGNNQITKEEILEAGNINNNLRTWSIKDDEIRNNIQSRFEIFKSVTVQSKLPSTIKVKVEEYSFIAQNKKEDGSLEIIMENGKPYSGKVRNNYNLPILENFKDDRSKLDEVYKNLNKLKEDVRLQISEIINDEGDNVTIYMKDGQKVKALRASFSDKLNYYDEISKYIEDKNNTTLNLINGAYLETAKTEKRRNENIKQLLSRQGLKDDSTSKTDKEKVDDTEKVEKNNKAENSTTNSKVVSSTNNKNTKQQSVINNKNE, encoded by the coding sequence ATGAACAAAAAGAATAAGAGGTTACTAGCAAAAATGAATAATGAGAAAAGAAGAAGCTCATTAGAAAAGATTAAAAGAAAAAAAAGAAGAGAATTAATACTCATAGTAACTTTATTTTTAATTGTTATAGCAGTATTTTCACTACTATTTAGTAATTATTTGAAACTGAAAACAATTGAAGTGGAAGGTAATAATCAAATAACTAAAGAAGAAATACTAGAAGCAGGAAATATTAATAATAATTTAAGAACTTGGTCTATAAAAGATGATGAAATTCGTAATAATATACAATCGAGATTCGAAATATTTAAATCCGTAACAGTACAATCGAAATTACCATCAACAATCAAGGTAAAAGTAGAGGAATACAGTTTTATTGCACAAAATAAAAAAGAAGACGGTAGTTTAGAGATAATTATGGAAAATGGTAAACCATATTCAGGAAAAGTAAGAAATAATTATAATTTACCGATTTTAGAAAATTTCAAAGACGATAGAAGTAAACTAGATGAAGTATATAAGAACTTAAATAAATTAAAAGAAGATGTAAGACTACAAATATCTGAAATTATAAATGATGAAGGTGATAATGTTACAATTTATATGAAAGATGGACAAAAAGTAAAAGCTTTAAGAGCAAGTTTTTCTGATAAATTAAATTATTATGATGAAATATCAAAATATATTGAAGATAAAAATAATACAACTTTAAATTTAATAAATGGTGCATATTTAGAAACTGCAAAAACTGAAAAAAGAAGAAATGAAAATATTAAACAATTATTATCTAGACAAGGATTAAAAGATGACTCAACGTCAAAAACAGATAAGGAAAAAGTAGATGACACAGAAAAAGTAGAGAAAAATAACAAAGCTGAAAATTCTACTACAAATTCAAAAGTAGTATCTTCTACTAATAATAAGAATACTAAACAACAATCAGTAATAAATAACAAAAATGAATAG